The proteins below come from a single Salinilacihabitans rarus genomic window:
- a CDS encoding MFS transporter, which translates to MHSTDRDRLVLAALVFAALFSQLLLYPGVADLVAALGADAATSAFAATPLSASMWFLVAEFAGYVAFVGVWGIASDAAGRRTPFVVAGALAGAAGYLALALAPSVPSIPFEGVLALRFLQGAMTVGAFSLTITMLMDLEGGHGRNMGAAGIAIGLGAALGAPVGGRLTTFDPLAPLVAAACLLALVGALVSRVPDRAPEGRRRAREVLASVRRRPALSIPFAFGFVDRMTAGFFALVGTLYFQATFDVDAATTGLLLACFFAPFALLQFPMGVLSDRIGRTVPIVAGSVCYGAGILAVGAAPTVALAALAMAAVGVLGALVAPATMALVTDLAAESERGVAMAGFNLAGSLGFLGGFLVGGVVAGARGYDLAFLVVGGLEVAVAVVAVPAFLRLSIDRRSRFSLDEGDA; encoded by the coding sequence GTGCACTCGACGGACCGGGATCGGCTCGTCCTCGCCGCGCTCGTCTTCGCGGCGCTGTTCTCGCAACTGCTGCTCTACCCCGGCGTGGCCGACCTCGTCGCCGCCCTCGGCGCCGACGCCGCGACCTCGGCGTTCGCGGCGACCCCGCTGTCGGCGAGCATGTGGTTTCTCGTCGCCGAGTTCGCCGGCTACGTCGCCTTCGTCGGCGTCTGGGGGATCGCCAGCGACGCGGCCGGTCGGCGGACGCCGTTCGTCGTCGCCGGCGCGCTCGCGGGGGCGGCGGGCTACCTCGCGCTCGCGCTCGCGCCGTCGGTCCCGTCGATCCCGTTCGAGGGCGTCCTCGCGCTGCGGTTCCTCCAGGGGGCGATGACCGTCGGCGCGTTCTCGCTGACGATCACGATGCTGATGGACTTAGAGGGCGGCCACGGCCGGAACATGGGCGCGGCCGGCATCGCCATCGGGCTGGGTGCCGCCCTCGGCGCACCCGTCGGCGGGCGGTTGACGACGTTCGACCCGCTCGCGCCGCTGGTCGCCGCCGCCTGTCTGCTGGCGCTCGTCGGCGCGCTCGTCTCGCGGGTCCCCGACCGTGCCCCCGAGGGCCGGCGGCGCGCGCGGGAGGTCCTCGCGAGTGTCCGGCGGCGGCCGGCGCTGTCGATCCCCTTCGCGTTCGGCTTCGTCGACCGGATGACCGCCGGCTTCTTCGCCCTCGTCGGGACGCTGTACTTTCAGGCGACGTTCGACGTCGACGCGGCGACGACGGGGTTGCTGCTGGCGTGTTTTTTCGCCCCGTTCGCGCTGTTGCAGTTCCCGATGGGCGTCCTCTCGGACCGGATCGGCCGGACGGTGCCGATCGTCGCCGGTTCGGTCTGCTACGGCGCCGGCATCCTCGCCGTCGGCGCGGCGCCGACGGTCGCGCTCGCGGCGCTCGCGATGGCCGCCGTCGGCGTCCTCGGGGCGCTTGTCGCCCCCGCGACGATGGCGCTTGTCACCGACCTCGCCGCCGAAAGCGAGCGCGGCGTCGCCATGGCCGGCTTCAACCTCGCCGGGAGCCTCGGCTTCCTCGGTGGCTTCCTCGTCGGCGGGGTCGTCGCCGGCGCCCGGGGGTACGACCTCGCGTTCCTCGTCGTCGGCGGCCTCGAAGTCGCCGTCGCGGTGGTGGCCGTCCCCGCGTTCCTGCGGCTGTCGATCGACCGCCGGAGCCGCTTCTCGCTCGACGAGGGCGACGCCTGA
- a CDS encoding glycosyltransferase 87 family protein, which produces MTRRDDDPDGLPSVTGARAVLASGVFLGVLMFAYRSVERPHMLAANFAVYRVAAEAALAGADFYAVAPAEFPHFFYLYPPITVVQFLPFAFVGLWTGFAVHLALEVGAGLALAAVIVRRIERRRPLATVDRALIAGFVVGSIHTVPSLFYGQVNLRMALLVALGLALLAPVDARREGRLDRETLAGVALAGAALLKVFPAAIGVWLLRLRAGRAVAGALATGLGGLGLGALVFGREATRTYVFDALLPRTDSEAFVGGLDPGATYVTVRRPLSVLLPSIDPGPLSVLAAVVLLPALAYVYTDVETPVDRLVGAHATLLAIFVYFPSYPLYYVFLFGTLVPTLYLVSDRSARRLLVAGALLANVVVNGGSLESLAAALPDVGEPLVAVAMPALALSTPVLAGCLCMLTGCVVHRYRRVRRPDREPATREDRGPERSAS; this is translated from the coding sequence GTGACCCGGCGCGACGACGACCCGGACGGCCTCCCGTCGGTGACGGGAGCGCGCGCGGTCCTCGCGAGCGGCGTCTTCCTCGGCGTCCTCATGTTCGCGTACCGCTCGGTCGAACGCCCGCACATGCTCGCCGCGAACTTCGCGGTGTACCGCGTCGCGGCCGAGGCCGCCCTCGCGGGGGCGGACTTCTACGCCGTCGCGCCCGCGGAGTTCCCGCACTTCTTCTATCTCTACCCGCCGATCACGGTCGTCCAGTTTCTCCCTTTCGCGTTCGTCGGCCTCTGGACCGGGTTCGCGGTCCACCTCGCCCTCGAAGTCGGCGCCGGCCTCGCGCTCGCCGCGGTGATCGTCCGCCGGATCGAGCGCCGCCGGCCGCTCGCGACGGTCGACCGCGCCCTGATCGCGGGCTTCGTCGTCGGTTCGATCCACACCGTCCCCTCGCTGTTCTACGGTCAGGTCAACCTCCGGATGGCGCTGCTGGTCGCGCTCGGGCTGGCGCTGCTCGCCCCCGTCGACGCCCGCCGCGAGGGGCGACTCGACCGCGAGACCCTCGCCGGCGTCGCGCTCGCGGGCGCCGCGCTGTTGAAGGTCTTCCCGGCGGCGATCGGCGTCTGGCTGCTCCGCCTGCGTGCGGGCCGGGCCGTCGCGGGCGCGCTCGCGACTGGCCTCGGGGGACTCGGCCTCGGCGCGCTCGTCTTCGGCCGCGAGGCGACCCGGACGTACGTCTTCGACGCGCTGTTGCCCCGTACCGACTCCGAGGCGTTCGTCGGCGGCCTCGACCCCGGGGCCACGTACGTCACGGTCCGCCGGCCGCTCTCGGTGCTCCTCCCATCGATCGATCCGGGACCGCTCTCCGTCCTCGCCGCCGTCGTCCTCCTCCCCGCGCTCGCGTACGTCTACACCGACGTCGAGACCCCCGTCGACCGGCTCGTCGGCGCCCACGCGACGCTGCTGGCGATCTTCGTCTACTTCCCCTCCTACCCGCTGTACTACGTGTTCCTCTTTGGCACTCTGGTGCCGACGCTGTACCTCGTCTCGGACCGGTCCGCCCGGCGGCTGCTCGTCGCCGGCGCGCTGCTGGCGAACGTCGTCGTCAACGGCGGATCGCTGGAGTCGCTCGCCGCGGCGCTGCCCGACGTCGGCGAGCCGCTGGTCGCGGTCGCGATGCCGGCGCTCGCGCTCTCGACGCCGGTGCTCGCGGGCTGTCTGTGCATGCTCACCGGTTGCGTCGTCCACCGCTACCGGCGGGTCCGCCGCCCCGACCGCGAACCGGCCACGCGGGAGGACCGCGGGCCGGAACGGTCGGCTTCATAG
- a CDS encoding O-acetylhomoserine aminocarboxypropyltransferase/cysteine synthase family protein — protein sequence MSDDPTPPPGFATRSVHAGADPDPATGAAAPPIHQTTSYVFESADVAAERYALERDGHIYSRISNPTVEALEERLAALEGGTGAVATASGMAALDSLTLVLAKAGENVVCSTDTYGGTTAYFAKTASRREIETRFVPTLEYDAYAAAIDEDTAFVHVETIGNPSLVTPDFERLAGIAHENDVPLVVDNTFATPALCRPLEHGADVVWESTTKWLHGSGATVGGVLVDGGDFPWDEAGYEEIAGQNDAYHDVDFSRDFPEAPLAAAARFRSVRSLGNQQSPFDAWNTLQGLESLPLRMAKHCENAAIVADYLDDHPNVAWVSYPGLESHPTHEAASRYLAGEPSGARRSSTDVPSVVGYGGMIAFGLEGGYEAGKTFCESVDLASFLANVGDAKTLVIHPASTTHGQLTPEEQAEAGVTPDLVRLSVGIEDPADLLADLERAIERAT from the coding sequence ATGAGCGACGACCCGACCCCGCCGCCCGGCTTCGCCACCCGGAGCGTCCACGCGGGCGCCGACCCGGACCCGGCGACGGGCGCGGCCGCGCCGCCGATCCACCAGACCACCTCCTACGTCTTCGAGAGCGCCGACGTCGCGGCCGAGCGCTACGCGCTGGAGCGGGACGGCCACATCTACTCGCGGATCAGCAACCCGACGGTCGAGGCCCTAGAGGAGCGACTGGCGGCACTCGAAGGCGGGACCGGCGCGGTCGCGACCGCCAGCGGGATGGCCGCGCTCGACTCGCTGACGCTCGTGCTCGCGAAGGCGGGCGAGAACGTCGTCTGTTCGACGGACACCTACGGCGGGACGACGGCCTACTTCGCGAAGACGGCCTCGCGGCGGGAGATCGAGACGCGGTTCGTCCCGACGCTGGAGTACGACGCCTACGCGGCGGCCATCGACGAGGACACCGCGTTCGTCCACGTCGAGACGATCGGCAACCCGTCGCTCGTCACCCCGGACTTCGAGCGACTGGCCGGGATCGCCCACGAGAACGACGTCCCGCTCGTGGTCGACAACACGTTCGCGACGCCGGCGCTCTGCCGGCCGCTGGAGCACGGCGCGGACGTCGTCTGGGAGTCGACGACGAAGTGGCTCCACGGCTCCGGGGCGACCGTCGGCGGCGTCCTCGTCGACGGCGGCGACTTCCCGTGGGACGAGGCGGGCTACGAGGAGATCGCCGGACAGAACGACGCCTACCACGACGTCGACTTCTCGCGGGACTTCCCCGAGGCGCCGCTGGCCGCCGCCGCCCGCTTCCGGTCGGTCCGCAGCCTCGGCAACCAGCAGTCGCCGTTCGACGCCTGGAACACCCTGCAGGGGCTCGAGTCGCTGCCGCTGCGGATGGCGAAACACTGCGAGAACGCCGCGATCGTCGCCGACTACCTCGACGACCACCCCAACGTGGCGTGGGTCTCGTACCCGGGTCTGGAGTCCCATCCGACCCACGAGGCGGCCTCGCGGTATCTCGCCGGTGAGCCGAGCGGAGCGAGGCGATCCTCGACGGACGTTCCGTCCGTCGTAGGGTACGGCGGGATGATCGCGTTCGGCCTCGAAGGCGGCTACGAGGCCGGGAAGACCTTCTGCGAGAGCGTCGACCTCGCGTCGTTCCTCGCGAACGTCGGCGACGCGAAGACGCTCGTCATCCACCCCGCGAGCACGACCCACGGCCAGCTAACGCCCGAGGAGCAAGCGGAGGCGGGCGTCACGCCGGATCTGGTCCGGCTCTCGGTCGGCATCGAGGACCCCGCGGACCTGCTCGCGGACCTCGAGCGGGCGATCGAACGGGCGACGTAG
- the metX gene encoding homoserine O-acetyltransferase MetX, whose amino-acid sequence MSTTRDVVDLGEFTFECGESIPRLEVAYETYGEFDGSNAVLVCHALTGSAHVARRPDAGDGTAGQARAWWGDVVGPGKAIDTTEYYVVCANVPGSCYGTTGPASENPETGEPYGTDFPPVTVGDWTRAQRRLLDELGVGRLRAVVGGSVGGMNVLDWLRRYPDDLERAAAIAAAPRLDAQCLALDAVARRAITSDPNWNGGHYYGVSESEASGGSSESGGGPEPDEGLARARQIGHVMYLSKASMGRKFGRRAAGREAVRDEPPDPAAAFFPYREVESYLDYQAERFVDRFDANSYLYLTRAMDDFDLSAGYESDADALAAFEGELLALSFTGDWHFTVEQSEALAEAGREAGADVAHHVVDSDHGHDAFLVEPEKVGPPLSALLDAGLAGRAITDTGPEEPERETFAPVHTSLFGN is encoded by the coding sequence GTGAGCACGACGCGCGACGTCGTCGACCTCGGGGAGTTTACGTTCGAGTGCGGGGAGTCGATCCCGCGACTCGAGGTCGCCTACGAGACCTACGGCGAGTTCGACGGGAGCAACGCCGTCCTCGTCTGTCACGCCCTCACGGGCAGCGCCCACGTCGCGCGCCGGCCGGACGCGGGCGACGGGACGGCCGGCCAGGCCCGCGCGTGGTGGGGCGACGTCGTCGGCCCCGGGAAGGCCATCGACACGACCGAGTACTACGTGGTCTGTGCGAACGTCCCCGGTTCCTGCTACGGGACGACGGGGCCCGCAAGCGAGAACCCCGAGACGGGCGAACCCTACGGCACCGACTTCCCGCCCGTGACCGTCGGCGACTGGACCCGCGCCCAGCGGCGCCTGCTGGACGAACTCGGCGTCGGGCGCCTGCGCGCGGTCGTCGGCGGGAGCGTCGGCGGGATGAACGTCTTGGACTGGCTGCGCCGGTACCCCGACGACCTCGAACGTGCGGCCGCCATCGCGGCCGCCCCACGGCTGGACGCCCAGTGTCTCGCGCTCGACGCCGTCGCCCGGCGGGCGATCACGAGCGACCCGAACTGGAACGGCGGCCACTACTACGGCGTCTCCGAGAGCGAAGCGAGCGGTGGCTCGTCGGAGTCCGGCGGCGGCCCCGAACCCGACGAGGGACTGGCCCGCGCGCGCCAGATCGGTCACGTCATGTACCTCTCGAAGGCGTCGATGGGCCGGAAGTTCGGCCGGCGGGCCGCCGGCCGCGAGGCCGTCCGGGACGAACCGCCGGACCCCGCCGCCGCATTCTTCCCCTACCGCGAGGTCGAGTCGTACCTCGACTATCAGGCCGAGCGCTTCGTCGACCGGTTCGACGCGAACAGCTACCTCTACCTGACGCGGGCGATGGACGACTTCGACCTCTCGGCCGGCTACGAGTCCGACGCCGACGCGCTCGCGGCGTTCGAGGGCGAACTCCTCGCGCTCTCCTTTACCGGCGACTGGCACTTCACCGTCGAGCAGTCGGAAGCGCTCGCGGAGGCGGGCCGCGAGGCGGGCGCCGATGTCGCCCACCACGTCGTCGACTCCGACCACGGCCACGACGCGTTCCTCGTCGAACCCGAGAAGGTCGGACCGCCGCTGTCGGCGCTGCTCGACGCCGGGTTGGCGGGCCGGGCGATCACCGATACGGGACCGGAGGAACCCGAACGGGAGACGTTCGCGCCGGTCCACACCAGCCTCTTTGGCAACTGA